One region of Emys orbicularis isolate rEmyOrb1 chromosome 4, rEmyOrb1.hap1, whole genome shotgun sequence genomic DNA includes:
- the RAB29 gene encoding ras-related protein Rab-7L1, which translates to MGHNDHMFKVLIIGDATVGKTSLVQRYANDSFNKHYKSTVGVDFALKVVQWSESETVRLQLWDIAGQERFTSMTRLYYREASACIIMFDVTNFSTFSNSQRWKQDLDSKLTLPDGSPVPCLLLANKCDLSSWAVTREEIDRFSKGNGFSGWTETSVKENKNINESMRVLIEKMMASSTGDGDLSVSGRGDYINIKDASPPGWGCC; encoded by the exons ATGGGGCATAATGACCATATGTTTAAAGTTCTCATTATTGGAGATGCCACGGTTGGGAAGACGTCGCTGGTCCAGCGATATGCCAACGACAGCTTCAACAAGCACTACAAATCCACCGTGGGAG TGGATTTTGCTCTGAAGGTGGTACAGTGGTCAGAGTCCGAGACGGTACGACTTCAGTTATGGGATATCGCAG ggCAGGAACGCTTCACATCCATGACCCGGCTGTACTACAGAGAGGCATCGGCCTGCATTATCATGTTTGATGTCACTAACTTCAGCACATTCAGCAACAGCCAGAGGTGGAAGCAGGATTTGGACAGCAAGCTCACGCTGCCAGATGGAAGCCCGGTGCCCTGCTTGCTGCTGGCTAATAAG TGCGACCTTTCCTCATGGGCGGTGACCAGGGAAGAGATTGATCGGTTCAGCAAAGGGAACGGTTTCTCTGGCTGGACTGAAACATCTGTCAAGGAAAACAAGAATATTAACGAGTCTATGAG AGTCCTTATTGAAAAGATGATGGCGTCGTCCACGGGTGATGGAGACCTCTCTGTTTCTGGCCGCGGGGATTATATTAACATAAAAGATGCTTCCCCACCTGGCTGGGGGTGCTGTTAG